The following coding sequences lie in one Lolium perenne isolate Kyuss_39 chromosome 2, Kyuss_2.0, whole genome shotgun sequence genomic window:
- the LOC127335737 gene encoding uncharacterized protein — MQTAAKADRLTRSLAAPFLAVNRGVFVFVAAIVAGALVSAYWISASTRVVPIIPSATRAVDQNAARSPEPAPSSARFTSLGANRTASEPAGLAPLPRRQPPAPACPAYFRWIHEDLRPWRATGITRETLDGAHRYGPKFRVTVIAGRLYVARYGRCFQTRAVFTQWGILQLLRRHVGRVPDLDLMFDCQDLPVVNAGDHAPPPLFRYCGSEPTLDIAFPDWSFWGWPELNIKPWDALSREIGEGNAALHWTRRAPYAFWKGNPTVGTVRWELLKCNVSRERDWKARIYAQDWREQVRDGFRESDLAKQCTHRYKIYAEGRGWSVSEKYILACDSVALVVRPRFHDFFSRGLLPLLHYWPVRDRGQCRSIEFAVDWGNSHPDKAQEIGGNASKFMQEELTMDHVYDYMFHLLSEYAKLLRYKPSVPDGAVEVTVESMTHGRRGLEREFMVDTMVNVPGSAAPCELPSPFSADELETLRRRKADAVRQVETWEEAVTN; from the exons ATGCAGACCGCGGCAAAGGCTGATCGGCTGACTCGGAGCCTGGCGGCTCCCTTCCTGGCTGTGAACCGCGGCGTGTTCGTCTTCGTCGCCGCGATTGTCGCCGGCGCTCTCGTCTCCGCCTACTGGATATCTGCCAGCACCAGA GTTGTTCCAATCATTCCTAGCGCCACTAGAGCCGTCGATCAGAACGCTGCAAGGAGTCCGGAGCCGGCGCCGAGTTCGGCACGCTTCACCAGTCTAGGCGCAAACCGGACAGCGTCCGAACCTGCCGGTTtggcgcctcttcctcggagacagCCACCAGCTCCGGCCTGCCCGGCCTACTTCCGGTGGATCCACGAGGACCTACGGCCATGGCGAGCTACGGGGATCACGCGCGAGACGTTGGACGGCGCCCACCGATACGGGCCCAAGTTCCGGGTCACGGTGATCGCCGGgcgcctctacgtggcgcgctacGGCCGGTGCTTCCAGACGCGCGCCGTGTTCACGCAGTGGGGCATCCTGCAGCTGCTCCGCCGCCACGTCGGCCGCGTCCCCGACCTCGACCTCATGTTCGACTGCCAGGACCTGCCGGTCGTGAACGCCGGCGaccacgcgccgccgccgctgttCCGGTACTGCGGCAGCGAGCCCACgctggacatcgccttccctgaCTGGTCCTTCTGGGGCTG GCCGGAGCTTAACATAAAGCCATGGGACGCACTGAGTCGGGAGATCGGTGAAGGGAATGCCGCTCTGCACTGGACGCGCAGAGCGCCGTACGCGTTCTGGAAGGGTAACCCGACGGTGGGCACGGTGCGCTGGGAGCTCCTCAAATGCAATGTGTCCCGCGAGCGCGACTGGAAGGCGCGGATCTATGCGCAG GACTGGAGGGAGCAGGTACGAGACGGGTTCAGGGAATCGGACTTGGCCAAGCAATGCACACACAG GTACAAGATCTACGCGGAAGGACGCGGGTGGTCGGTGAGCGAGAAGTACATTCTGGCGTGCGACTCCGTGGCGCTGGTGGTGCGGCCGAGGTTCCACGACTTCTTCTCCAGGGGCCTCCTGCCGCTGCTGCACTACTGGCCCGTCCGCGACCGCGGCCAGTGCCGGTCCATCGAGTTCGCCGTCGACTGGGGCAACTCTCACCCGGACAAG GCGCAGGAAATAGGAGGAAACGCGAGCAAGTTCATGCAGGAGGAGCTGACGATGGACCATGTCTATGACTACATGTTTCATCTTCTAAGCGAATACGCTAAACTACTGCGATACAAGCCATCGGTACCCGACGGGGCCGTCGAGGTCACCGTGGAGTCCATGACTCATGGAAGGCGAGGACTGGAGAGGGAATTCATGGTGGATACGATGGTGAACGTGCCGGGCAGTGCAGCCCCTTGCGAGCTGCCATCGCCCTTCAGTGCCGACGAGCTGGAGACGCTGAGGAGGAGGAAAGCCGACGCGGTGAGGCAGGTGGAGACGTGGGAGGAGGCGGTGACGAACTGA
- the LOC127335738 gene encoding uncharacterized protein: MAMAVTPAGDGQRSRKLAAALSRTSAAFLFFSVVAVGVVFASARWITTATTLQASLPAAAAIPAAAALHHQTQPLKPSPRSPSRAPRPPPAAYSISCPTPSLRPNISRAATAPESSQTLALALSSSSSCRRSYPDAPPATNTTAAPSSSNSSCPSYFRFIHEDLRPWRAARGVTRAMLARAGVTASFRLVVLRGRAYVQRFRPAFQTRDLFTIWGILQLLRRYPGRVPDLDLMFDCVDWPVVRTHLYRGKHAPFMPPLFRYCGDDRTLDIVFPDWSFWGWPEINIKPWDALQKDLKNSNSRVTWSDREPYAYWKGNAAVAVSRQELVKCNISSAQDWNARIYTQDWFKESKAGYRNSNLGNQCTHRYKIYIEGSAWSISQKYILACDSMTLLVTPKYYDFFSRSLMPIQHYWPVRDDNKCASIKYAVEWGNSHKQSAQRIGKEASNFIQEEVNMDLVYDYMLHLLTEYAKLLRFRPTKPPEAVEVCPESLICQAEDIEKKFLTESMVKSAHDSGPCDFPPPFSPLELKVLKQRKENTIRQVEMWERRASAA, encoded by the exons ATGGCGATGGCGGTGACACCAGCTGGGGACGGCCAGCGATCCAGGAAGCTCGCCGCGGCGTTGTCGAGAACGAGCGCGGCCTTCCTCTTCTTCTCCGTCGTTGCCGTCGGAGTAGTCTTCGCATCTGCTCGCTggatcaccaccgccaccact TTGCAGGCAAGCCTCCCCGCCGCCGCGGCCattcccgccgccgccgctctccaCCACCAAACACAGCCCCTCAAGCCATCACCGCGGTCGCCCTCCAGAGCACCACGACCACCACCTGCCGCCTACTCCATCTCTTGCCCGACCCCTTCCCTCCGCCCCAACATCTCCCGCGCCGCCACAGCGCCCGaatcctcccaaaccctagccctggccctctcctcctcgtcctcctgccgcCGCTCCTACCCCGACGCCCCACCGGCCACCAACACCACCGCCGCCCCCTCATCCTCCAACTCCTCGTGCCCATCCTACTTCCGCTTCATCCACGAGGACCTCCGCCCATGGCGCGCGGCGAGGGGCGTCACCCGCGCCATGCTCGCGCGCGCCGGCGTGACCGCCAGCTTCCGCCTCGTCGTGCTGCGCGGCCGCGCCTACGTGCAGCGCTTCCGCCCGGCGTTCCAGACGCGCGACCTCTTCACCATCTGGGGCATCCTCCAGCTGCTCCGCCGCTACCCCGGCCGCGTCCCGGACCTCGACCTCATGTTCGACTGCGTCGACTGGCCCGTCGTCCGCACGCACCTCTACCGCGGGAAGCACGCTCCCTTCATGCCGCCCCTGTTCCGGTACTGCGGGGACGACAGGACCCTGGATATCGTCTTCCCCGATTGGTCATTTTGGGGCTG GCCCGAGATAAACATAAAACCATGGGATGCCCTGCAGAAAGATTTGAAAAATAGCAATAGTAGGGTAACATGGTCCGATAGAGAACCTTATGCTTACTGgaaagggaatgcagcagttgcggTGTCACGACAGGAACTTGTTAAGTGTAATATCTCCAGTGCGCAGGATTGGAACGCAAGGATTTACACTCAG GACTGGTTCAAAGAGAGCAAAGCTGGGTATAGAAACTCAAATTTGGGCAATCAGTGCACACACAG GTACAAGATCTATATAGAAGGATCAGCATGGTCGATCAGTCAGAAATATATTCTAGCATGTGATTCAATGACACTATTGGTCACACCAAAATACTATGATTTCTTTTCAAGGTCACTTATGCCGATTCAGCATTATTGGCCAGTTCGGGATGACAATAAATGTGCATCCATAAAATATGCTGTTGAATGGGGCAACTCTCACAAGCAATCG GCACAGCGCATAGGAAAAGAAGCAAGCAATTTCATTCAAGAAGAGGTTAATATGGATCTTGTGTATGATTACATGCTTCACCTTTTAACGGAATATGCAAAGCTTCTAAGGTTCAGGCCAACTAAGCCACCCGAAGCTGTTGAGGTCTGTCCTGAATCCTTGATCTGCCAAGCTGAAGACATTGAGAAGAAGTTTCTTACTGAATCCATGGTGAAGTCTGCCCATGATTCAGGTCCATGTGATTTTCCTCCTCCCTTCAGCCCACTGGAGCTCAAAGTGCTAAAACAGAGGAAAGAAAATACAATTAGGCAGGTTGAAATGTGGGAGCGGAGAGCTTCGGCAGCTTAA
- the LOC127329323 gene encoding uncharacterized protein, protein MARRGRDRFLRRRRQPQASHSDDRISALSDDLLLDVLRRLDTRSALGAGMLSTRWACLPRELPALDFRVDEILPPRYHRWLLHRDTEVTDLDYYQLGTAKVEKVMPHIKRYERRAMRALTRSVKSFLDADVGRRSRSRRVSRLRIEFFATHNTGCINRLVARAIDAWEVDDLVAVAKPISWQCRNFHDFPSHGICQEPHASRLRSLKLGGCALPPLHQHSALTVLVLQDTPRSTPESAYEAIFASCPQLQVLHLISCRCSGNGDIIVDSPNSEMMELVVEKCEFARICFRALPRLERLSSLGTRVRFESTSFPCLRKYNLTLCLGFRLEDDRQYFAPPIKLKLSLFLGRTPDITDLVIRFTGPDRWIVPSGSSMSPALLPNLRRLLIADVPWSWDISWPRLLLETAPSLETLHIHISPRSKEDDEPKGDEIPWQPTMLGHHNLKEFVMVGFEGTDRQVYLVSFVIGVCSTALRHVAMYKKGHARDKGHWDWEMVAQQQQSEWTDEEKDKALRQIMNGIPSSSAASPVIVFG, encoded by the coding sequence ATGGCTAGGAGAGGGCGGGATCGATTCCTGCGGCGGCGTCGGCAGCCACAGGCGTCCCACAGCGATGACCGGATTAGCGCCCTCTCCGACGATCTCCTCCTCGATGTCCTGCGCCGCCTTGACACCCGCTCGGCACTCGGCGCCGGGATGCTCTCGACACGCTGGGCCTGCCTGCCCCGCGAGCTCCCCGCCCTCGACTTCAGGGTCGACGAAATACTCCCGCCGCGCTACCACCGGTGGCTTCTCCACCGCGACACCGAGGTAACTGATTTAGATTACTACCAACTTGGCACCGCCAAGGTGGAGAAGGTCATGCCTCACATCAAGAGGTACGAGCGCCGCGCCATGCGCGCTTTGACCAGGTCCGTCAAGAGCTTCTTGGACGCGGACGTCGGCCGCCGGAGCCGGAGCAGGAGGGTCAGCAGGCTGAGGATTGAGTTCTTCGCCACGCATAACACTGGCTGCATCAACCGGCTCGTCGCCAGGGCCATCGATGCCTGGGAGGTCGATGATCTCGTGGCCGTTGCTAAGCCAATCTCCTGGCAATGCCGAAATTTCCACGACTTCCCCAGCCATGGCATCTGCCAAGAGCCCCACGCGTCACGCCTGCGAAGCCTCAAGCTTGGAGGCTGCGCGCTCCCGCCACTGCACCAGCACAGCGCACTCACCGTGCTCGTCCTGCAAGACACACCGCGCTCGACGCCTGAGTCAGCTTATGAGGCCATCTTCGCCTCCTGCCCGCAGCTGCAGGTGCTGCACCTCATCAGCTGCCGCTGCTCAGGCAACGGGGACATAATCGTCGACTCCCCAAATTCAGAGATGATGGAGCTTGTTGTGGAGAAATGCGAATTCGCCCGGATATGCTTCAGGGCTCTTCCTAGACTCGAGAGATTGTCCTCCCTGGGAACTAGAGTGCGCTTCGAGTCGACTTCATTTCCCTGTCTCAGGAAGTATAACCTCACCCTGTGCCTTGGTTTCAGACTCGAAGATGATCGCCAATACTTTGCACCACCCATTAAGTTGAAGCTTAGCTTGTTTCTGGGGCGCACCCCGGACATAACCGACCTGGTTATTCGGTTCACTGGACCAGACAGATGGATTGTGCCATCTGGCTCCTCCATGTCGCCGGCATTGCTACCTAATCTCAGGCGGCTATTGATCGCAGACGTGCCTTGGTCCTGGGACATCTCATGGCCCCGTCTCCTCCTTGAGACAGCGCCTTCCCTCGAGACCCTTCATATCCACATTAGCCCCCGTTCCAAAGAGGATGATGAACCCAAGGGTGATGAGATACCGTGGCAGCCCACAATGCTTGGACACCATAACCTCAAGGAGTTTGTCATGGTTGGTTTTGAAGGGACGGACAGGCAGGTTTACCTTGTCAGCTTTGTCATTGGAGTATGCAGCACAGCGTTGCGCCATGTCGCCATGTACAAGAAGGGGCATGCTCGGGACAAGGGGCACTGGGACTGGGAGATGGTGGCCCAGCAGCAACAGTCAGAATGGACCGACGAGGAGAAGGACAAGGCGCTGAGGCAGATCATGAATGGGATTCCTTCTTCCTCAGCTGCTTCTCCAGTTATAGTCTTCGGCTGA
- the LOC127335739 gene encoding probable LRR receptor-like serine/threonine-protein kinase At1g63430 produces the protein MVSLLLVVGLGCVLLAAASEPAAASDDVAALLAFKRDIYEDPLAMLSDWNSSDTVPCQWSGVSCSPLDGRVVTLELSNSSLRGFLAAEIGSLSSLQKLILDHNTLMGSIPRAIGKLQNLTVLNLSTNQLMGPIPSEIGDMRKISTIDLHANRLNGDIPPELGKLTNLVELRLSNNSLTGTIPGSNDSVMVTTSREDQIGFCQLAQLTDLDLSYNFLVGDIPTCLKQMKGSSRVGNCFQDNDIMNRPVEQCENINGTDTDHITGGSGEKNMTQPLWLLIVEVVTGVSLLSILTLCAIAGLRRCKDRSSGDSIPWTRAISWKESTVISIDDDLLGNVPKMSRQELAEACEDFSNIIGSSHETVVYKGTMKDGREIAVVSLSVPVHYWTNYVELYFQREVVEMARLDHENVAKMVGYCKESDPFSRMLVFEYPANGTLYEHLHDGEGCQLSWPRRVKIALSIARVLRHLHTELQPPFAVAALTSSSVYLTEEFSPKIIDFERWRALVAKPFLSSGVIVNGGPLNSVVDARQMRFMDVQANTFAFGVILLELISGRASLSKDTDDLVDWARKHLDQPEEFSKLVDPKLKNVNDDNLGIICNAVNLCIDAEPSRRPSMNMIAAILEEGVDMSTATALRASSLAWATAELAMS, from the exons ATGGTGAGTCTGCTCCTGGTCGTGGGGCTCGGCTGCGTGCTCCTCGCCGCGGCTTCTGAACCCGCCGCCGCCTCAGACGACG TTGCTGCGCTGCTTGCCTTCAAGAGAGACATCTACGAAGACCCTCTCGCCATGCTGTCGGACTGGAACTCCAGCGACACGGTTCCATGCCAGTGGTCCGGCGTCTCGTGCTCGCCGCTCGACGGCCGCGTCGTTACTCT AGAGTTATCAAATTCATCACTCAGAGGGTTCCTGGCAGCAGAGATTGGATCCCTCAGTTCTTTGCAGAAACT TATACTGGATCACAATACACTAATGGGCTCAATACCAAGAGCAATCGGCAAGCTACAGAACCTTACGGTGCTGAACCTCAGTACAAATCAGCTTATGGGGCCCATTCCGAGCGAGATCGGGGATATGCGGAAGATCTCAACAAT AGACCTTCACGCGAATCGGTTGAATGGAGATATCCCCCCTGAGCTTGGCAAATTGACAAACCTCGTGGAGCTACGGCTGAGCAATAATAGTCTCACGGGGACTATTCCTGGAAGCAATGATTCGGTCAT GGTGACCACCAGCAGAGAAGATCAAATTGGTTTCTGTCAGTTAGCCCAGCTAACTGATTTAGACCTCTCATATAACTTTTTGGTTGGTGATATCCCTACATGCTTGAAGCAAATGAAAGG ATCAAGCAGGGTGGGAAATTGCTTCCAGGACAATGACATAATGAACCGTCCGGTCGAGCAAT GTGAAAACATCAACGGTACAGATACAGACCACATTACGGGTGGGAGTGGGGAGAAAAACATGACACAACCACTTTGGCTTCTCATCGTGGAGGTCGTCACAGGAGTCTCACTGCTTAGCATACTAACACTCTGTGCCATCGCTGGTCTCAGAAGATGTAAAGATAGATCCTCTGGGGACAGCATTCCATGGACAAGAGCTATAAGCTGGAAGGAGAGCACAGTGATCTCAATCG ATGATGACCTGCTGGGAAACGTGCCGAAAATGAGCCGGCAAGAGCTCGCGGAAGCTTGTGAAGACTTCAGCAACATAATTGGATCGTCCCATGAGACGGTGGTGTACAAAGGAACTATGAAGGATGGCCGGGAGATCGCTGTCGTGTCACTGTCTGTTCCGGTGCACTACTGGACGAACTACGTCGAGCTATACTTCCAGAGGGAG GTGGTAGAAATGGCCAGACTGGATCACGAAAACGTGGCGAAGATGGTGGGTTACTGCAAGGAGTCTGATCCGTTCTCGAGAATGCTTGTCTTTGAGTACCCAGCAAATGGGACTCTCTACGAGCATCTTCATG ATGGGGAAGGATGCCAGCTCTCTTGGCCAAGAAGGGTGAAGATAGCGCTCAGCATCGCTCGCGTTCTCAGGCACTTGCACACCGAGTTACAGCCTCCGTTCGCTGTCGCCGCGCTCACATCCAGTTCAGTCTACCTAACTGAAGAATTCTCACCAAAG ATAATTGACTTTGAGAGGTGGAGGGCTCTCGTCGCCAAACCGTTTCTCAGCTCCGGTGTCATTGTTAATGGCGGGCCTCTCAACAGCGTCGTGGATGCCCGGCAAATGCGTTTCATGGACGTCCAGGCCAACACATTCGCCTTCGGGGTGATCCTGCTGGAGCTGATAAGCGGCAGAGCCTCACTCTCCAAAGACACAGATGACCTAGTGGATTGG GCGAGGAAGCACTTGGACCAGCCCGAGGAGTTCAGCAAGCTCGTGGACCCGAAGCTGAAGAACGTGAACGATGACAACCTGGGAATCATCTGCAACGCGGTGAACCTTTGCATCGACGCCGAGCCGTCACGGAGGCCCTCAATGAACATGATCGCGGCCATCCTGGAGGAAGGCGTCGACATGTCAACGGCGACCGCGCTCAGGGCTTCATCCTTGGCATGGGCAACGGCGGAGTTGGCCATGTCGTAG